A window from Carassius auratus strain Wakin unplaced genomic scaffold, ASM336829v1 scaf_tig00216836, whole genome shotgun sequence encodes these proteins:
- the LOC113099024 gene encoding uncharacterized protein LOC113099024 isoform X2, producing MMSIKLRFYSNMQITMLLLLFLLFVDGMSGAETDISVMEGDSVTLHTDLTQILNDQTITWSFGPKRSVISQITRPNGCTSFFVTDVERFRGRLQVDQITGSLTIRNTRIRHTGPYELEISRGGTIHTYKTFNVTVQRVINGTGGVKLVSVKEGESVTLDPNLTQIHRDDLMLWRIGHKSILLATVDAETNESSLYDADGRFRDRLKLNNQTGSLTIRNTRTTDSGLYQLQIRGRESSQLFILTVNRTGLSPCEVALIVINVLILAVAGVAGLIYYRHTISEILNQTWSVITGEDITRTNEKMMFEGDNLLRSTRTEHSGPYMLYDIESRSAEQIFFVTVNENVKVNLVKYGDSVTLKPDPEIQRDDQMLWMFGDQDILIAQVKAGTGETYGGADERFRGRLELDETTGSLTIRNILLQHTGLYKLQIISRSGGILTKKFRVSMQNSSVKRENESETVEMSLLGEKVPDAVNEQERRRSL from the exons gTATGTCTGGTGCAGAGACTGATatatcagtgatggagggagattctgtcactctacacaCCGATCTTACTCAAATACTCAACGATCAAACCATAACGTGGAGTTTCGGACCTAAACGCTCTGTCATTTCTCAAATAACGAGACCGAACGGTTGCACCTCATTTTTTGTCACTGATGTTGAGAGATTCAGAGGAAGATTACAGGTGGATCAAATCACTGGCTCTCTCACCATCAGAAACACCAGAATCAGACACACTGGACCATATGAACTAGAGATCTCTAGAGGAGgaactatacatacatacaagaCATTCAATGTTACTGTCCAAC GTGTGATCAATGGGACAGGTGGAGTGAAGTTagtgtcagtgaaggagggagaatctgtcactctAGACCCTAATCTTACTCAAATACACAGAGATGATCTGATGCTGTGGAGGATTGGACATAAAAGCATCCTCCTGGCTACAGTTGATGCAGAGACTAATGAGAGCTCTTTATACGAtgctgatgggagattcagagacagactgaagctgaataatcagactggatctctgaccatcagaaacaccagaaccacagactctggactctaTCAACTACAGATCCGAGGCAGAGAGAGCTCACAGCTGTTCATTCTCACTGTCAACC GAACAGGTCTGTCTCCATGTGAGGTAGCATTGATTGTTATTAATGTCCTGATTCTAGCTGTTGCTGGTGTAGCTGGACTGATTTACTATCGCCACACGATCTCTGAAATACTAAATCAAACGT GGTCCGTTATTACGGGAGAAGATATCACTAGGACTAATGAGAAAATGATGTTTGAAGGTGACAATCTGCTCAGGAGCACCAGAACTGAACACTCTGGACCCTATATGCTATATGACATCGAATCCAGAAGTGCAGAGCAGATATTTTTTGTCACGGTCAATG AGAATGTGAAGGTGAACCTAGTAAAATATGGAGATTCTGTTACTCTAAAGCCTGATCCTGAAATCCAGAGAGATGATCAGATGCTGTGGATGTTTGGAGATCAAGACATTCTCATAGCTCAAGTTAAAGCAGGGACTGGAGAGACGTACGGTGGtgctgatgagagattcagaggcaGACTGGAGCTGGATGAGacgactggatctctgaccatcaggaaCATATTACTTCAACACACTGGACtctataaactacagatcatcagCCGCAGCGGAGGGATCTTGACAAAGAAGTTCAGAGTGTCCATGCAAA ATTCCTCAgtaaagagagagaatgaatcaGAGACTGTAGAGATGTCACTGCTGGGTGAAAAAGTTCCTGATGCAGTGAATGAGCAAGAGAGGAGAAGATCACTTTAA
- the LOC113099024 gene encoding uncharacterized protein LOC113099024 isoform X1, whose protein sequence is MIDTHGQLPTKAIREPYALGIVILFPQRSIFQERLCMSGAETDISVMEGDSVTLHTDLTQILNDQTITWSFGPKRSVISQITRPNGCTSFFVTDVERFRGRLQVDQITGSLTIRNTRIRHTGPYELEISRGGTIHTYKTFNVTVQRVINGTGGVKLVSVKEGESVTLDPNLTQIHRDDLMLWRIGHKSILLATVDAETNESSLYDADGRFRDRLKLNNQTGSLTIRNTRTTDSGLYQLQIRGRESSQLFILTVNRTGLSPCEVALIVINVLILAVAGVAGLIYYRHTISEILNQTWSVITGEDITRTNEKMMFEGDNLLRSTRTEHSGPYMLYDIESRSAEQIFFVTVNENVKVNLVKYGDSVTLKPDPEIQRDDQMLWMFGDQDILIAQVKAGTGETYGGADERFRGRLELDETTGSLTIRNILLQHTGLYKLQIISRSGGILTKKFRVSMQNSSVKRENESETVEMSLLGEKVPDAVNEQERRRSL, encoded by the exons ATGATTGATACACATgg GCAACTCCCTACTAAAGCTATCAGAGAACCGTATGCTCTTGGCATAGTGATACTGTTCCCTCAAAGATCCATATTCCAAGAAAGGCTTT gTATGTCTGGTGCAGAGACTGATatatcagtgatggagggagattctgtcactctacacaCCGATCTTACTCAAATACTCAACGATCAAACCATAACGTGGAGTTTCGGACCTAAACGCTCTGTCATTTCTCAAATAACGAGACCGAACGGTTGCACCTCATTTTTTGTCACTGATGTTGAGAGATTCAGAGGAAGATTACAGGTGGATCAAATCACTGGCTCTCTCACCATCAGAAACACCAGAATCAGACACACTGGACCATATGAACTAGAGATCTCTAGAGGAGgaactatacatacatacaagaCATTCAATGTTACTGTCCAAC GTGTGATCAATGGGACAGGTGGAGTGAAGTTagtgtcagtgaaggagggagaatctgtcactctAGACCCTAATCTTACTCAAATACACAGAGATGATCTGATGCTGTGGAGGATTGGACATAAAAGCATCCTCCTGGCTACAGTTGATGCAGAGACTAATGAGAGCTCTTTATACGAtgctgatgggagattcagagacagactgaagctgaataatcagactggatctctgaccatcagaaacaccagaaccacagactctggactctaTCAACTACAGATCCGAGGCAGAGAGAGCTCACAGCTGTTCATTCTCACTGTCAACC GAACAGGTCTGTCTCCATGTGAGGTAGCATTGATTGTTATTAATGTCCTGATTCTAGCTGTTGCTGGTGTAGCTGGACTGATTTACTATCGCCACACGATCTCTGAAATACTAAATCAAACGT GGTCCGTTATTACGGGAGAAGATATCACTAGGACTAATGAGAAAATGATGTTTGAAGGTGACAATCTGCTCAGGAGCACCAGAACTGAACACTCTGGACCCTATATGCTATATGACATCGAATCCAGAAGTGCAGAGCAGATATTTTTTGTCACGGTCAATG AGAATGTGAAGGTGAACCTAGTAAAATATGGAGATTCTGTTACTCTAAAGCCTGATCCTGAAATCCAGAGAGATGATCAGATGCTGTGGATGTTTGGAGATCAAGACATTCTCATAGCTCAAGTTAAAGCAGGGACTGGAGAGACGTACGGTGGtgctgatgagagattcagaggcaGACTGGAGCTGGATGAGacgactggatctctgaccatcaggaaCATATTACTTCAACACACTGGACtctataaactacagatcatcagCCGCAGCGGAGGGATCTTGACAAAGAAGTTCAGAGTGTCCATGCAAA ATTCCTCAgtaaagagagagaatgaatcaGAGACTGTAGAGATGTCACTGCTGGGTGAAAAAGTTCCTGATGCAGTGAATGAGCAAGAGAGGAGAAGATCACTTTAA